In Fusarium oxysporum Fo47 chromosome XI, complete sequence, the following are encoded in one genomic region:
- a CDS encoding major facilitator superfamily domain-containing protein, whose translation MIDNETNMTTDKLTTMGLDEEKQASGSREPSIVTSSTANGTDAPDVNEGDANKDQEKGVSEAEKPIEYPKGLEMFFIMLALVLSITLCSLDQTIVATAVPKITDQFGRLQDISWYGSAYFLTLGAFQSLWGKIYKFFPLKTSFLVSLLIFELGSLISAVARNSTTVIVGRSIAGLGASGIAPGVYTIPAFIAEPEKRATYTGFIGLSYGIAAVAGPLIGGGLTDGASWRWCFYINLPIGGLAVLVILLTFKTPAGVKVVDATLKEKLLQMDFIGTALVMGASLSLLLALQYGGVTHAWNSSVVIGLLVGFVLMVTALIGVEFWLGERAMLTPRLIRQRTVWVNAVWGFFFAGSYFITLYYLPIYFQSIDNQSPIGSGVRNIPLIALFSVATFASGKAITKTGTAAPYLVVSSVIVTIASGLFYTLDIGTSTGKWVGYQILAGFGYGIGLQVPIVISQAFAAPGDMAPVTSIIIFARTLGGTFLITAAQSGFINQIIHKLSSTAPTIDPASVTETGATTLRQNFSGAELDGILHAYAWGIKVAFAITIAACGITVITSLFTKWTNIHVKKQSS comes from the exons ATGATCGACAACGAAACAAATATGACCACGGACAAATTGACAACCATGGGCCTCGACGAGGAGAAGCAGGCTTCCGGGTCTAGAGAACCGTCCATTGTGACATCCTCAACTGCTAATGGCACAGATGCGCCAGACGTTAACGAGGGAGATGCGAATAAAGATCAGGAAAAAGGTGTGAGCGAGGCAGAAAAGCCCATCGAATACCCGAAAGGCTTGGAGatgttcttcatcatgcttgCGCTCGTGCTTAGTATTACTCTCTGCTCTCTCGACCAG ACCATCGTTGCGACCGCTGTACCTAAGATTACCGACCAGTTCGGCCGGTTGCAAGACATCTCGTGGTACGGCTCAGCATACTTCCTCACCCTTGGGGCCTTCCAGTCACTGTGGGGTAAGATCTACAAGTTCTTTCCTCTGAAAACGAGCTTCTTGGTGTCTCTCCTCATCTTTGAACTTGGGAGTTTGATCAGCGCTGTCGCTCGTAACTCGACGACTGTGATTGTTGGACGTTCTATCGCTGGGTTGGGCGCCTCGGGTATTGCACCTGGCGTGTACACAATTCCTGCCTTTATTGCTGAGCCCGAGAAAAGAGCTACATACACGGGTTTCATCGGGTTGTCGTATGgtattgctgctgttgccgGACCACTCATTGGTGGGGGACTTACAGATGGGGCGAGCTGGAGATG GTGCTTCTACATCAATTTGCCCATTGGTGGCCTGGCTGTTCTCGTCATTCTTCTCACCTTCAAAACCCCAGCAGGGGTCAAGGTCGTCGATGCTAcactcaaggagaagctttTACAGATGGACTTTATAGGCACAGCGCTCGTGATGGGTGCATCTTTGTCTTTACTTCTGGCTCTTCAATACGGTGGTGTGACCCATGCCTGGAACTCTAGTGTCGTCATCGGCTTACTGGTCGGCTTCGTTCTTATGGTTACCGCACTGATTGGGGTAGAATTCTGGCTGGGAGAGCGCGCAATGTTGACCCCAAGACTAATTCGCCAAAGGACAGTTTGGGTCAACGCTGTAtggggcttcttctttgctggttCATACTTCATCACGCTTTACTATTTGCCTATCTACTTCCAGAGCATCGATAATCAGAGTCCGATAGGCTCGGGTGTACGAAACATTCCTCTTATCGCGTTATTCAGCGTTGCGACATTTGCGTCTGGCAAAGCTATCACGAAGACGGGCACTGCAGCTCCATATCTGGTGGTTAGTTCAGTGATCGTCACTATTGCATCCGGCCTGTTCTATACTCTTGACATCGGGACCTCAACGGGAAAATGGGTGGGATATCAGATCTTGGCGGGCTTCGGATACGGTATTGGTCTCCAGGTTCCTATTGTCATTTCGCAGGCGTTTGCTGCGCCCGGTGACATGGCTCCTGTGACTTCGATCATCATAT TTGCCCGAACCCTCGGTGGAACATTCTTAATCACGGCTGCGCAATctggcttcatcaaccaGATCATTCACAAGCTGTCCAGTACTGCACCGACCATCGATCCCGCCTCAGTGACGGAAACTGGTGCCACTACTCTGCGTCAGAATTTCTCCGGTGCTGAGTTGGATGGTATACTGCATGCTTATGCATGGGGCATCAAAGTTGCTTTTGCAATTACTATTGCGGCTTGTGGCATCACAGTCATTACGAGCTTATTTACCAAGTGGACGAATATCCATGTCAAGAAACAGAGCTCATAG
- a CDS encoding nucleoside phosphorylase domain-containing protein, with protein sequence MSSHQRPAGREDFAVALVCALPLEFDAVCMVVDEFWDEDGDQFGKTGGDRNMYVTGRIDKHYVVIVLLGKGKVNSATAASDLRTSYPNICLTILVGVCGAVPSTDENGIRLGDVVISDSIIQYDFGHQTDQEFVRKKTSHGDLVPKEILNLLESLQTFLGKRRLMKGSATSIEELKETAARLGQHGRYDRPEKRIISASGSMSQPVALRGQKADQTIDIQAPTIHFGPMASGDTVMISAEHRDRIAAAEDIIAFEMEGAGIWQEFPCIIVKGVSDFADCEKTKEWQDYAAAMAAATSKAILKRYIHTDRKLTPPPGHSLLARQHGSNYGGTIETVHDVIQGNRMRVSSTQPPRAYEQEGSSFKANIQSGAGVQQGNVMEFF encoded by the coding sequence ATGAGCAGCCACCAGCGACCTGCCGGCCGAGAGGACTTTGCAGTCGCCCTCGTTTGCGCCTTGCCCCTTGAGTTCGATGCTGTCTGCATGGTAGTTGATGAGTTctgggatgaggatggtgatcAATTCGGCAAAACTGGTGGGGATCGGAACATGTATGTCACTGGGCGTATCGATAAGCATTATGTCGTGATAGTATTGCTAGGCAAGGGAAAGGTAAACTCCGCAACCGCTGCTTCAGACCTACGCACAAGCTACCCAAATATTTGCCTCACAATACTAGTTGGAGTTTGCGGTGCCGTTCCTTCCACAGATGAAAATGGTATTCGTCTGGGCGACGTGGTTATCAGCGACTCCATCATTCAATATGACTTTGGCCACCAGACAGATCAGGAGTTTGTCCGCAAGAAGACCTCTCATGGTGATCTGGTACCCAAagaaattctcaatctcctgGAAAGCCTCCAAACATTCTTGGGAAAGAGACGTCTCATGAAAGGTTCTGCGACGTCTATTGAGGAACTGAAAGAGACTGCTGCTCGACTAGGCCAGCATGGAAGATATGACAGGCcagaaaaaagaattattagCGCTTCTGGATCAATGTCGCAACCAGTGGCCCTGAGAGGACAGAAAGCCGATCAAACCATCGACATACAAGCACCTACTATCCACTTTGGACCCATGGCTTCAGGCGATACGGTCATGATCTCTGCTGAACACCGTGATCGTATCGCCGCTGCTGAGGATATAATTGCATTCGAGATGGAAGGTGCAGGAATATGGCAAGAGTTTCCATGCATCATTGTCAAAGGGGTATCCGACTTTGCTGATTGtgagaagaccaaggagtGGCAAGACTATGCTGCTGCAATGGCCGCTGCAACATCGAAAGCTATCTTGAAGCGGTACATTCACACCGACAGAAAGCTTACTCCTCCCCCAGGCCATTCCCTCTTAGCGAGACAACATGGATCAAACTATGGTGGGACGATTGAGACGGTGCATGATGTAATTCAGGGCAATCGAATGCGCGTTTCATCTACCCAGCCACCTCGAGCTTACGAGCAGGAAGGGTCGTCATTCAAGGCGAATATTCAGTCTGGCGCTGGTGTGCAACAAGGAAACGTAATGGAATTTTTCTGA
- a CDS encoding major facilitator superfamily domain-containing protein, with translation MLVYVMEHFPSCRPENPFIDIDIYIIKSLETGVGSQTTIMGVANSLHDTIRDAPLGQIIRFVTKNRLFKYPEEHPEFELPAAWNQLLSNADHGYACHTGTETPSTIVNPTADQNTIEGLDIESKALDTDGITDAAPNATENGVILVDWYSDQDPANPQNWSNLRRALVGLIICFYTFVVYLSSAIYSPSTEGVMERFGVSNLEATLGLAMYVLGYGIGPLLFSPLGEIPRIGRNPVYIVTFGIFVIISIPTALVDSFAGLIVLRFLQGFFGSPCLASGGASLGDMYGMIHMPLAMIAWVGAMSCGPSLGPLISAYAVTAKGWRWSLYESIWVSAPVLIALFVCMPETSASNILLRRAQRLRRSAGSQRLQSQSEIDQAHLTVSGIAVDALIKPLEITIKDPAVLFVQIYSAILYAIYYSYFEVFPLVFPVYYDMSTGEVGLVFICIAVGCILAIILYGLYLYYVLIPRMKKSGIAQQEEVLSPGLAACFGPTIGLFIFAWTARVSIHWIVPVIGVTIYAGSIFTVLQVVFLYVPMTYPQYAASLFAANDFFRSALASGSILFAHPLYKNLGFAKGTSLLGGLSVIGIFGMWVLFFYGAKLRALSKFAT, from the exons ATGCTGGTATACGTTATGGAGCATT TTCCGTCTTGCCGTCCTGAGAATCCTTTTATTGATATTGACATTTACATAATCAAGTCCCTTGAAACCGGAGTTGGGAGCCAGACAACAATCATGGGTGTAGCCAATTCTCTTCATGACACTATCCGGGACGCGCCTCTGGGACAGATTATCCGATTTGTTACCAAAAATCGCCTCTTCAAATATCCAGAAGAGCATCCAGAATTTGAGCTACCTGCTGCCTGGAATCAATTACTCAGTAACGCCGATCACGGATACGCATGCCATACTGGGACGGAGACCCCCTCGACGATCGTCAATCCAACAGCCGATCAGAATACCATCGAAGGCTTAGATATCGAGAGCAAAGCGCTCGACACTGATGGGATCACTGACGCCGCGCCAAATGCTACCGAGAACGGGGTCATTCTAGTTGACTGGTACTCGGACCAAGATCCCGCCAACCCCCAGAACTGGTCGAACCTTCGTCGGGCCCTCGTTGGCTTGATCATTTGTTTCTACACTTTTGTTGTATATCTAAGTTCAGCGATATACTCACCCTCAACAGAGGGCGTCATGGAGAGATTTGGAGTCAGTAACCTTGAAGCAACGCTCGGTCTTGCGATGTACGTTCTGGGATACGGCATAGGTCCATTGCTATTCTCTCCTCTCGGGGAAATCCCTCGTATCGGTCGCAATCCTGTCTACATCGTCACTTTCGGGATTTTTGTTATTATCTCCATTCCAACCGCTTTGGTTGATTCATTCGCGGGACTCATCGTCTTGCGGTTTCTGCAAGGATTCTTCGGGTCTCCATGTTTGGCTTCAGGTGGTGCGTCATTGGGTGATATGTATGGCATGATACATATGCCCCTCGCTATGATTGCTTGGGTTGGTGCTATGTCTTGTGGCC CATCCCTTGGCCCATTGATCAGTGCGTACGCCGTTACAGCAAAGGGGTGGCGTTGGTCCTTGTATGAGTCAATTTGGGTCTCAGCGCCGGTACTGATTGCTCTTTTTGTGTGCATGCCGGAAACAAGCGCCTCTAACATCCTACTTCGACGAGCCCAAAGGTTGCGCCGGTCTGCGGGCAGTCAGAGGCTTCAGTCTCAGAGCGAGATCGACCAGGCACATCTTACAGTCTCGGGCATAGCTGTAGACGCTTTGATCAAGCCCCTGGAGATCACCATCAAAGACCCAGCCGTCCTATTTGTTCAGATATATTCGGCCATTCTCTATGCCATATACTACTCAT ACTTTGAGGTCTTCCCATTAGTCTTTCCTGTCTATTATGACATGTCTACTGGAGAGGTTGGCCTTGTTTTCATCTGCATCGCCGTTGGATGCATCTTGGCTATCATTCTATACGGTTTATATCTATATTACGTGCTCATACCACGAATGAAGAAGTCTGGCATCGCCCAACAAGAGGAGGTACTCTCGCCTGGACTTGCTGCCTGCTTCGGCCCGACTATTGGTCTTTTCATATTTGCATGGACGGCTAGGGTTTCCATACACTGGATCGTGCCCGTCATTGGAGTCACGATCTATGCTGGTTCAATCTTCACTGTGCTACAGGTAGTATTCCTTTATGTCCCCATGACCTACCCTCAATATGCTGCTTCGCTGTTCGCAGCCAACGACTTCTTTAGAAGTGCCTTAGCCAGCGGCAGTATTCTATTCGCTCATCCACTTTACAAGAATCTCGGCTTTGCAAAGGGAACAAGTCTTCTTGGTGGTCTAAGCGTCATTGGCATCTTTGGCATGTGGGTGTTGTTCTTTTACGGTGCTAAGCTACGAGCCCTCAGCAAGTTCGCTACGTAA
- a CDS encoding Alpha/Beta hydrolase protein, giving the protein MRCLYILVFSVGSLLCAALEPSSLPNVDATFTKGPKPFRIHVDRDFIEDTRQRVAHTRSPLFINVSSDGPGAENFTNVRDFWVNEYDWNATEASINNRQFTTIVEPEIDNVTHSVPLHFVHHRSPRSDAIPLLFVHGWPGSFLEVGNIIGNLTNPPNSSVPAFHVVAPSIPGFGFSPAPKQPGFGPAAASYAFNELMLQLGYSRYVIQGGDFGGVILRYQAHYFPKHVISALSNFWIIQPGNNDLRRLSQGEATPDEVAYIEIIEKYENQGSGYRLIMSTEPLTVAYGMTDSPLGNAMWMYSIMNRVIDPAIMAWTPEEIITWSMMYWIQGPYGGMRFYKEVQNDGGFETLDFGTLPLVAVPVAISQFPYDLTYRMPLDWAKRGGNALKRTVHDHGGHFAAYEVPDLLLDDIWSWFGDKEASGTKTFT; this is encoded by the exons ATGCGGTGCCTTTATATACTTGTCTTTTCCGTTGGCTCTCTCCTCTGTGCTGCTTTAGAGCCCTCCTCGCTGCCAAATGTCGATGCCACCTTTACCAAGGGCCCTAAGCCGTTTCGAATTCACGTTGACCGAGACTTCATTGAGGATACCCGGCAGCGGGTTGCTCATACAAGGTCACCATTGTTCATAAATGTGTCAAGCGATGGCCCTGGTGCTGAGAACTTCACAAACGTTCGTGACTTCTGGGTCAATGAGTATGATTGGAATGCTACGGAAGCTTCTATCAACAACAG GCAGTTTACGACTATTGTTGAGCCCGAGATCGACAACGTCACTCATTCTGTACCGCTACATTTCGTCCATCACCGCTCACCAAGGTCAGACGCCATACCGTTGCTGTTTGTTCACGGATGGCCGGGTTCCTTCCTTGAAGTCGGTAACATTATCGGAAATCTGACGAATCCACCAAACTCATCTGTACCAGCATTTCATGTTGTTGCGCCTTCGATTCCAGGCTTTGGATTCTCTCCGGCACCAAAGCAGCCAGGCTTTGGCCCCGCGGCGGCTTCTTATGCATTCAACGAACTGATGCTTCAGCTTGGCTACTCCAGATACGTCATTCAAGGTGGAGATTTTGGTGGTGTCATCCTTCGCTACCAAGCCCACTATTTCCCAAAGCATGTAATCTCGGCACTCAGCAATTTCTGGATTATCCAGCCCGGGAATAATGACCTTCGCCGACTTTCACAGGGAGAAGCAACGCCTGATGAAGTTGCATACATCGAGATTATAGAAAAGTATGAGAATCAGGGATCAGGATACCGACTGATAATGTCCACGGAACCACTCACCGTCGCATACGGTATGACGGACTCGCCACTTGGGAACGCCATGTGGATGTATTCCATTATGAACAGGGTCATCGACCCTGCTATCATGGCATGGACTCCCGAGGAGATCATTACCTGGTCCATGATGTATTGGATCCAAGGTCCGTATGGTGGCATGCGTTTCTATAAGGAAGTTCAAAATGATGGGGGTTTTGAAACACTCGACTTTGGCACATTGCCCCTGGTAGCGGTCCCAGTCGCTATCAGTCAATTTCCTTACGACTTAACTTATCGTATGCCGCTGGATTGGGCGAAGCGAGGAGGAAATGCTCTAAAGAGAACTGTACATGACCATGGCGGCCATTTTGCTGCTTATGAAGTCCCTGATCTGCTGCTCGACGATATCTGGTCATGGTTCGGAGATAAAGAAGCTTCGGGAACAAAAACATTCACCTAG
- a CDS encoding class I glutamine amidotransferase-like protein: protein MATVQFGILAYAYQVIDASGPMDLLNSANKTAFLINREYGPVSDDLISQAPQFTFHHIGVTRDPVKLGTGQMTIIPTTSVDDCPELDILLVPGPYLGNFDLHPKHADFIRKHVAAGKLLFTSCTGASIVASTGVLNGKTATVNNIEFDWVQNRWPQVNWTREKKWVIDGNIWTGSGAVAAMDMVAYWLIENYGLPVLIQAASTLDYEPRDADGLFNVLPQRYDSKGEKTSTHVFKYYDS from the coding sequence ATGGCTACCGTTCAGTTCGGCATTCTGGCCTATGCGTATCAGGTAATTGACGCCAGCGGACCTATGGACCTCCTCAACTCGGCCAACAAGACGGCATTCCTAATTAATCGAGAGTACGGACCTGTTAGCGATGATCTCATCTCACAGGCACCGCAATTCACATTCCACCATATCGGCGTTACCAGAGATCCTGTTAAGCTTGGCACCGGCCAGATGACTATCATCCCTACAACCTCAGTTGATGACTGCCCCGAGCTCGACATCTTGCTTGTTCCAGGACCTTACCTCGGTAACTTCGACTTGCATCCGAAGCATGCCGACTTTATACGTAAACATGTCGCTGCCGGCAAGTTGCTCTTTACAAGCTGCACAGGAGCTAGTATTGTCGCATCCACAGGTGTTTTGAACGGGAAGACAGCTActgtcaacaacatcgaATTTGATTGGGTCCAAAACCGCTGGCCACAGGTGAATTGGACACGAGAGAAGAAATGGGTCATTGATGGGAATATCTGGACTGGATCTGGCGCTGTTGCCGCTATGGATATGGTGGCTTACTGGCTCATAGAAAATTATGGCCTGCCTGTGCTCATTCAGGCTGCATCGACACTGGACTATGAGCCTCGGGATGCGGATGGTCTGTTCAATGTTTTGCCTCAAAGATATGATTCTAAGGGAGAAAAGACCTCTACTCATGTATTCAAGTATTACGATTCTTAG